Genomic segment of Falco peregrinus isolate bFalPer1 chromosome 5, bFalPer1.pri, whole genome shotgun sequence:
GCTGATGAAGCAGTTAAGGAAATGACCTCACAGAGGCTGAGAGCAACATACACACTAGCAAACCTGCTTCTcagctatttttaaacagaacaaaaagaacacCTCATACTTGTAAGCCTTGCATTAATAGTACCACCATGCAGAGACTGTTAGCCAACAGAGTTTGGAAGCAACAATTAGCAATTGCCTTAAACCTATAACCAGTGCATGACTTGCTTGTAGCTAAATAGGATCTGAAGTGGAACAATATGTGTTGTTGTAAAGAACAGCAGGACTCTTCCTATTAGTAGGCTCCTGTAACATATGGGAAAAAACTAACAGGTTTCCCAAGAACTACCATTTGTCATTTTCATTAGCTGATGGCAACGCTTGCATCCCTTTCAGTCAGAGATGGGATCTGATCCTCAAATCTATACGTGGATCAGTCAGTCGGTGAGAGAATAACTACCTACTTGGAACAGCTAAAATGAAAACGAAAAAACATGCCAAAACCCCTTCACTCTAACAACCTGAAACATGCCAGGGTTGCCAACATGGATGTAGCAGGAGAATCCATCAAACCATTCTGTAAAGTTTGGTAGCATTTGTTTCAAAAGGCTTAACAGTCAGATCATGGGAGTCAGAAGATCTCAGTCAGAGTAACTTCTGACACCAACTCCTTGTGGCACGCTTTCATAAAAATAACTtgctctgtatttcagtttctctccAAAGTATCAGCAGTAAATATCACAGATAGGCCAAGGCAGAGAGATGACTTTCCAGATCCCTTTCGGTACCAGTATCTTCAGTTCAGGAATGGACACCAATAACAAAGCACTTAGGTGGGGAAATACCTACAGAAAAAGCAACCAAACCCCAGAACTCTATTCACATATGTTCAAGTGAGAAAAATTACCTCAAGATAAAAGCCCTGTCATGGTGCTGCATTGCTTAATAGATAGCAGCAGCAGCGTTACACTATATTTACAGCTTTTAATTATAGGTCAAGATTTAGAAACTACAGACGttttgatgtgaaaaaaaatttagtagAATCCTGAgcaataaaaaccaaacaacaaacaacccacCCTTAGAATGTTAAATCGCAGATATGGAGACAATCCTTGAAGTAAGACCCTACAAATCATAGCAGGGTTGCTCCTCATTCAGGTAAGTGTTGTATCACCAGTAACATCGCCTGTAAACAAAATGACTGTAATCTAGCCCGTTTCCAGACACAGCTACAGCAAGCTCTGTACACCTAGACTGAGATCAGGTTTTAGTGCAAATGGACACTAATaaatacagaggggaaaaaagccagtCCAAAGAGCCTTTCTGCTTCACAAAGCAGGAAATTCTATAAAGGAAACTATGTCTCTTAATGCATGGCTCTGAAAACAAGCTACAGCTTAAACATGATGCTTCGCAACACCTGTCAAAATTTTACATCCTCCAAGCAAAGTGTAGTGTTACGGTTAAGCCCAGACCTTAGAGAGAGAAGATCAAACTCATGTTCATCAGAAATtggcagcacaggaaaaaaacctctgacCTTCTTTTACAGTCCTTTGTCTTACAACAGCTTCCTCATCCTTTTCCAATTACAGCCTGCTCAGCCAGTTTCTGGAGGGCTTAGTCTCAGTGTTGCCACAATAGGTTACAGGACAATACATCTGACAGACTAGGGTATTGATGAAAAGGAGTTAATGCCTGGAAGACACAGCAAATGTCATGAGTACTCAGACTAGAATTGTTTTTGCATAATCGGCTGCTTCTcatttgttttggtattttggaACATCTGGCTTACAGCAATTTGCTCTACTTTTGAAGGCGTTCCTCTTAAGCAAGGTCTAGCAGTCTTGCTTCTAGCTCAGACAcctgaaaaatgccttttcaccgcttaatttcttttacagcCATCAACATCTGGTCTGATACGTCCATCACTTGTGTGATACGTGTTGCATCAGTAGTATTTCTTGCAGTCCTACAGCCTGTCACTTTTAAGCCAAATCAAGGGTACAAGTGCTTATTTACCTGTTTACCCACTAAGATAGTCAGCAGCAAGAAATCTTAAGCTCGTGCcatatttataaacagaaatgttGGGGTCCATAACCATTCTGGCAAAACTTACCATTATCTATGCATAAACAAGCTGCATGTGGTATGAACCTTGCAAGCAATATTCACCAGAATAGTACCAACATGCTGTAACATTTTTCCCATTGATGTTCAGATTGCTGCTTTTGGAGTTgcttcatgaaaatatttattcttcatcttttttctctcACAGCTGGCTTTTCAAGTTTCTTCCTGCAACTTTTATAGCTTTCAAAACAATCTGAAAGAAGATTCTGGCATACAAGTCCAAACTTTGACAATCATGGGGTACAAAACTGTCTCCTTAATATACCATTACATTACCCTCCCCATAAAACCCCTGCACTCACTATTCCATTAAGCTGAtctccagagacagaactgaGACATAcgaatagtgaaaaaaaaaacaaaaccccttgGATGAGGATAAGAGTTTCTGTAAGGCTCCAGTTAGATATCCCTTTTACATTCACAGTTTTGACTGGCAAGTACGAAAATGAATCCTGCAGTACTGATTTATAACTCCTAACAGAAGTATTTGGTCCATTTATACAGAAAGTATGTATCTTCAGGGTATAGCTCAGAATTTATGCATCACACATTAACCTTTAGTATCAACTGTCAAAATCAAATTGCCACGCTTGTCCTTGTGTTATTCTACTTAGACGCCACTTGTTTAGTGTATGTCACCTGGAGAGGTGGCAGGACCAGTTAATAAGCAGGTCCAGTTACCTCAGAACATGATGCTCAAGATGCCATTACTTGACCTAAGGATCCGTAAAAAATTGTGATGAGCAATGCATACAAAATTAGAAGGAGAGACAGAAGGTGTTACCTACAGTGCACTGAAAGTTCATTTTAGTTTGCtccattcaaaagaaaaaaaattccaaaaagtTAGCTTTGTTTATTCAATGGCTGATTTTCTGTGGCACTCTGAGTGTTGCCAGGATTTTCAGAGCTTCCACTGGcggtttttttctgtctgtgaaaaCGCTCTATAACCATTTCAGCTAAAAATGCACCACTTGCAAGAAATCCAAACACCTGTGAAAGTGAAAGGAatgtatgattttaaaatgtacaaataTTAACAGTATGCTAACATTGTTTAGAGAGATTTGCTGGACTATTTATGTATGTTAACGCTTACATATTGAGATTACAGTCCTCCTTAAATCAATAGTTCCCTTTACATTAGAAACAGATCAGAAATCATAATTCTAGCACAAGTAATGCAAAagtttttacagttttcattcCTTAATCAAGTGTGAACCTTATATGTTCCAAGAAGCCCTTAACAGTAGaagtatattaattttattgcagaaattaattattaaagaaGCATGGCACTGGTGGTATAGCCGAGTATTTATCCGAGAGATGGCTGCTGATTAAAGGAAGTAAGTGAAGAAGAATAACACATGGAAGGTGAAGGGAGAGAAGATCTGCAGAGCCTAAGCAAGTCCTTACTGTGTCAGCAAGGGGGGATGGAAGGACATTTTGTTAAACACATTTCATTATTAGTCATGGCAAGACAGTGGTAAGgagaagggtttttttagcagCTCTTTTCACGCAAGGAAATAAACACATGCATTATTCTAACTTCTACCTAAATTTTACATGACTGGTTTGCCCCAAAGCAATTTGACACTAGTAAGTCTTAAATCACAATAGTTGTTGTTTTTCCAGCTCCAGGAAAAAACCCGAAAGACTTTATACTCAAGACTATTAGGTCTGAATATATCAGCATCACAGAAGATGACTACACAAAAGTGTGTATCTGTAATAGCTCACACCACCTGTggaacagaattattttgtgtcttttctgactcattttttcctcaatcgagaataaaatcaaaatttgaTCTTTCAAACTAATATATTCAGCATTCAAATGTTATTCAAAAGAAGTGCCAAATGAGTGAAGAATTATCACATCCACAGCATCCCAAAGCCTCTTCAGCACCTTACCCTGAGCCTCTTCAGTGTTCCCTGGGTGATGGATGCCCTGTTGCTCTTCTAACTATTTCTGTCACTGAGGAAACCGCTCCTcttactgcagcctttgcaAGTCAGCTTTCTCCACATATGCTTTGTAATGTCTGGCAAAAGACATGGTTTCTTGCTGACTTTGTGAGGGGGGTGGTATTATGAAAGGACAATTGAGGAAAGAAATAGGCATTTCAGACATAAGGTATCGGAGAACTAGGGAAGCTGTGAGAGACAGCAACGTCGCAACAGTGACAGAtgacagggaaaaataaagagccAAGGGAGTGAAGTCTGAGGACCCCAGAAGCAAGCTGCAAATGCTCGCGAGCTGGAAGTGCGCGCAGAGCTTTCCAGCAATCCTGAGGAATGCCTGCTCTTTGGGTTTCCTACAGTAAGTTTCTGCAAGGTCTGAAATAGCTAATTCCTCCTAAAATGCTGCAACACACTGAGTTCTATTCCCTGCCCAGTTTCTTCCCTGCAAGTTGAGTTTAAAGAGAGGAGAAATtaacatacaaaataaatacaaaataaatcatgcaattttaaaacttaCACATGCGACTTTTTCAACAGCAGACCCAGAGCTGGTTGCAGCAAGCACTATTGATGCTaacaaaaaacagaaacctATGGCTGGCATGGCCCACAAATTCTGCAAATATAAAAAAGTGAATGTTACAGAATTGTAGATATGCTACCTGAAAAAGAACAAGTATGACAACAGCAGCTGAGTTAATCTGCCAGTGAATTTATGCTTTGAAACTCTGATGCTAATGGAAGCTTCAGGAAATACATTTCACAACTGCATTCCAAACAACACTCAACTTTGTCAACTATTTAAAAGAGTCTGCATTACATACTTCCCTGGTTTTGtcttctttaaatatttcattcatttcacCCGACTTTTTTCACAATCAAATTCAAGCTCAGGTCAACCACGCTAATGTTATTCCCTATGTAAAGCATCTGGAAAATCAGAAACCTTTAACTAAATGTGCTTATGCAAATCTCTTACTACACTCCCTTATCTGTACCTTCATGTAAAAAACTTACTGTTTGCTCTGAAGACAAATAGGAAGGGACACTAAGACAGTACAATATTCTTACTGACTTTACAGGGCAACTTTGTGCTACTCCTGGATCTTCTGAAATATAAAAGCATGAACTGTAACGAGTGTATTACCAAAAAGGAGGTAGGCTACACCCAGTAGGAAAAGATAGCTTAATCAGGCAAGTTACAAGTATCATTCTGGCAGTAAACTGCGTTCCATATAGGTAATATATGCAATGACTACGCAGTAGTATTAGTCTGCGTGAAGGACTTTGACACAAGTCCTAAAATCCTGCAGGTAACCAAATGACAATTTTGGAAAAGTTGTCAATATAAAAGGGACTCTCAAAGTtgacacatttttaaactataaCCTACCctttaaataaagaagaaaaggtgattCATTCTGCACAGCCTTTTTACTCCACAGTAGTCTTTAAGCACTTACgagaaaaggttttaaaaaaaaaattccttaccCCTCTCCGTACTTTATCTTTCCCAAGTGTTTCATATATATTAGTGCAATACA
This window contains:
- the CMTM6 gene encoding CKLF-like MARVEL transmembrane domain-containing protein 6 encodes the protein MENGAVYNATTEPQTKPSCCPFSCSLQHLRGWRLPTKALQAILSLLAVIFEEIVQNCIMCGGLYFFEFVSCSAFLLSLVILCVYCTNIYETLGKDKVRRGNLWAMPAIGFCFLLASIVLAATSSGSAVEKVACVFGFLASGAFLAEMVIERFHRQKKTASGSSENPGNTQSATENQPLNKQS